The following are encoded together in the Mugil cephalus isolate CIBA_MC_2020 chromosome 18, CIBA_Mcephalus_1.1, whole genome shotgun sequence genome:
- the LOC124995420 gene encoding clusterin-like protein 1 isoform X2, protein MRTLLVLILCVTAAVLRASDSPLLSEETLKRLSAAGGQYIDGEIKRTLLGVKQVKERMGKREEKHRHLMDALRHSSDKKKGAMQLAKETEQKLEEAEQQCLDLTKSAFGECRPCLEDSCKAFYTSTCRRGFTSFSFKVEEFFRKMAAQLEAKEQVYSQNQENSGGDSSAEKQLPEDKANLDLLQAEASFSQLQANISLLFNHSVALAKKMQQVFGHSFLSAFTAEAQPNPESAAHAGFFRTVGLDHVLDSVYDFGRNVLQELSSTVADAFEEIQEGEEYLQQSSRDSGSLFGGQAPGGYLCRQLRRQVSECWQLQDLCETCKDYLLQECPSVQQLHTEMEEMHLLLNASCQQYDDRLQLVQRHTADTQSWLSNMDDKYGWVSRLSNSTVGTDNIFSVITVDTQHMKNNEAKADSSVVVSILDSAPMTVSVPADLEVDDPAFIEHVAQEALTQHKQQIRGMEQRD, encoded by the exons ATGAGGACacttctggttctgattctcTGCGTCACTGCCGCCGTACTCCGTGCCTCTGACTCTCCTCTTCTGAGCGAGGAAACCCTGAAAA GGCTGTCTGCAGCCGGAGGGCAGTACATCGACGGGGAAATAAAGCGAACTTTGCTCGGAGTGAAGCAGGTGAAGGAAAGGATGGGGAAACGAGAGGAGAAGCACAGACACCTGATGGACGCCCTGAGACACAGCAGTGACAAGAAGAAG GGGGCCATGCAGCTGGCCAAGGAGACGGAGCAGAAACTCGAGGAAGCTGAACAGCAATGTCTAGATTTAACCAAATCTGCCTTCGGGGAGTGTCGGCCCTGTCTGGAAGACTCTTGTAAGGCCTTCTACACCTCCACATGTCGCCGTGGCTTCACCTCTTTCTCATTCAAG GTGGAGGAGTTTTTTAGGAAAATGGCCGCCCAGTTGGAGGCGAAGGAGCAGGTTTACAGTCAAAACCAGGAGAATTCAGGGGGAGACTCCTCAGCTGAGAAGCAGCTCCCAGAGGACAAAGCCAATCTGGACCTGCTGCAGGCGGAAGCGTCGTTCAGCCAGCTGCAGGCGAACATCAGCCTCTTGTTCAACCACAGCGTCGCTCTGGCTAAGAAGATGCAGCAGGTGTTCGGTCACTCGTTCCTGTCAGCCTTCACCGCGGAAGCCCAGCCTAACCCCGAGTCCGCCGCGCACGCTGGCTTCTTCAGGACGGTGGGCCTGGATCACGTCCTGGATTCGGTGTACGACTTTGGGAGGAACGTGCTGCAAGAACTCAGCTCCACGGTGGCCGACGCGTTCGAGGAAATACAGGAAGGAGAAGAGTATTTGCAACAATCGAGCAGAG ATTCGGGATCGCTGTTCGGAGGGCAGGCTCCAGGTGGATATCTGTGCAGACAGCTCCGCAGACAAGTGTCAGAGTGCTGGCAGCTTCAAGACCTGTGTGAGACGTGCAAAGATTATCTGTTACAAG AGTGCCCCAGCGTGCAGCAGCTGCACACCGAGATGGAGGAGATGCACTTGCTGCTGAACGCGTCCTGCCAACAGTACGACGACAGACTACAGCTGGTCCAGAGACACACGGCGGACACTCAGAGTTGGCTCAGCAACATGGACGACAAATACGGCTGGGTCAGCCGGCTGTCCAACAGCACGGTGGGAACGGACAACATCTTCAGCGTGATCACG GTGGACACGCAGCATATGAAGAATAACGAAGCTAAAGCTGACAGCAGTGTAGTTGTCTCCATCCTGGACTCAGCCCCTATGACCGTATCGGTCCCAGCAGATCTGGAGGTGGATGACCCTGCTTTCATCGAACACGTCGCTCAGGAGGCTCTGACGCAACATAAACAGCAGATAAGAG GAATGGAACAACGTGACTAA
- the LOC124995420 gene encoding clusterin-like isoform X1, with protein sequence MRTLLVLILCVTAAVLRASDSPLLSEETLKRLSAAGGQYIDGEIKRTLLGVKQVKERMGKREEKHRHLMDALRHSSDKKKGAMQLAKETEQKLEEAEQQCLDLTKSAFGECRPCLEDSCKAFYTSTCRRGFTSFSFKVEEFFRKMAAQLEAKEQVYSQNQENSGGDSSAEKQLPEDKANLDLLQAEASFSQLQANISLLFNHSVALAKKMQQVFGHSFLSAFTAEAQPNPESAAHAGFFRTVGLDHVLDSVYDFGRNVLQELSSTVADAFEEIQEGEEYLQQSSRGIGCTVLQNALKRLLTVCAPSCYFVFIYKDSGSLFGGQAPGGYLCRQLRRQVSECWQLQDLCETCKDYLLQECPSVQQLHTEMEEMHLLLNASCQQYDDRLQLVQRHTADTQSWLSNMDDKYGWVSRLSNSTVGTDNIFSVITVDTQHMKNNEAKADSSVVVSILDSAPMTVSVPADLEVDDPAFIEHVAQEALTQHKQQIRGMEQRD encoded by the exons ATGAGGACacttctggttctgattctcTGCGTCACTGCCGCCGTACTCCGTGCCTCTGACTCTCCTCTTCTGAGCGAGGAAACCCTGAAAA GGCTGTCTGCAGCCGGAGGGCAGTACATCGACGGGGAAATAAAGCGAACTTTGCTCGGAGTGAAGCAGGTGAAGGAAAGGATGGGGAAACGAGAGGAGAAGCACAGACACCTGATGGACGCCCTGAGACACAGCAGTGACAAGAAGAAG GGGGCCATGCAGCTGGCCAAGGAGACGGAGCAGAAACTCGAGGAAGCTGAACAGCAATGTCTAGATTTAACCAAATCTGCCTTCGGGGAGTGTCGGCCCTGTCTGGAAGACTCTTGTAAGGCCTTCTACACCTCCACATGTCGCCGTGGCTTCACCTCTTTCTCATTCAAG GTGGAGGAGTTTTTTAGGAAAATGGCCGCCCAGTTGGAGGCGAAGGAGCAGGTTTACAGTCAAAACCAGGAGAATTCAGGGGGAGACTCCTCAGCTGAGAAGCAGCTCCCAGAGGACAAAGCCAATCTGGACCTGCTGCAGGCGGAAGCGTCGTTCAGCCAGCTGCAGGCGAACATCAGCCTCTTGTTCAACCACAGCGTCGCTCTGGCTAAGAAGATGCAGCAGGTGTTCGGTCACTCGTTCCTGTCAGCCTTCACCGCGGAAGCCCAGCCTAACCCCGAGTCCGCCGCGCACGCTGGCTTCTTCAGGACGGTGGGCCTGGATCACGTCCTGGATTCGGTGTACGACTTTGGGAGGAACGTGCTGCAAGAACTCAGCTCCACGGTGGCCGACGCGTTCGAGGAAATACAGGAAGGAGAAGAGTATTTGCAACAATCGAGCAGAGGTATCGGGTGCACTGTTCTACAAAATGCTCTAAAACGTTTGCTCACCGTGTGCGCGCCTTCATGTTATTTTGTGTTCATCTACAAAGATTCGGGATCGCTGTTCGGAGGGCAGGCTCCAGGTGGATATCTGTGCAGACAGCTCCGCAGACAAGTGTCAGAGTGCTGGCAGCTTCAAGACCTGTGTGAGACGTGCAAAGATTATCTGTTACAAG AGTGCCCCAGCGTGCAGCAGCTGCACACCGAGATGGAGGAGATGCACTTGCTGCTGAACGCGTCCTGCCAACAGTACGACGACAGACTACAGCTGGTCCAGAGACACACGGCGGACACTCAGAGTTGGCTCAGCAACATGGACGACAAATACGGCTGGGTCAGCCGGCTGTCCAACAGCACGGTGGGAACGGACAACATCTTCAGCGTGATCACG GTGGACACGCAGCATATGAAGAATAACGAAGCTAAAGCTGACAGCAGTGTAGTTGTCTCCATCCTGGACTCAGCCCCTATGACCGTATCGGTCCCAGCAGATCTGGAGGTGGATGACCCTGCTTTCATCGAACACGTCGCTCAGGAGGCTCTGACGCAACATAAACAGCAGATAAGAG GAATGGAACAACGTGACTAA
- the tyms gene encoding thymidylate synthase isoform X2, whose amino-acid sequence MTAVCAACGRFRDRNTETKQQGTLFYDDERGYLDQIEYIMLQGRKKGDRTGTGVISVFGAQARYSLRDQFPLLTTKRVFWRGILEELLWFIKGSTNAKELSEKGVKIWDANGSRNFLDNLGFTEREEGDLGPVYGFQWRHYGAEYKDMHADYTGQGVDQLEKVIDTIKNNPEDRRIIMCAWNPKDLPLMALPPCHALCQFYVCDGELSCQLYQRSGDMGLGVPFNIASYALLTYMIAHITGLKPGDFVHTLGDAHIYINHIEPLKVQLQREIRPFPKLKILRKVEKIDDFRAEDFEICDYNPHPSIKMQMAV is encoded by the exons ATGACAGCCGTGTGTGCGGCTTGCGGACGTTTCCGTGATAGAAACACCGAAACCAAGCAACAGGGAACACTATTTTACGa CGATGAGCGCGGCTACCTGGATCAGATTGAGTACATCATGCTGCAAGGGCGCAAAAAGGGAGACCGAACCGGGACAGGAGTCATCTCAGTGTTTGGCGCTCAGGCCAGATACAGTCTGCGAG ACCAGTTTCCCTTGCTGACGACCAAGAGAGTGTTTTGGAGAGGGATCCTTGAAGAGCTGCTGTGGTTCATCAAA GGATCAACAAATGCCAAGGAGCTGTCAGAGAAAGGCGTTAAGATTTGGGACGCCAACGGGTCTCGGAACTTTCTGGACAACCTCGGCTTtacggagagagaggagggtgaCCTGGGGCCCGTGTATGGATTCCAGTGGAGGCACTATGGTGCAGAGTACAAAGACATGCATGCAG ATTACAcgggacaaggtgttgaccagctGGAGAAAGTCATCGACACCATCAAGAACAATCCGGAGGACAGACGAATCATCATGTGTGCGTGGAACCCCAAAG ATCTGCCTCTCATGGCTCTGCCTCCCTGCCACGCTCTCTGTCAGTTCTACGTGTGCGATGGGGAGCTGTCCTGTCAGCTGTACCAGCGCTCAGGTGACATGGGCCTGGGAGTGCCTTTCAACATCGCCAGCTATGCACTGCTCACCTACATGATCGCACACATTACAGGACTCAAG ccTGGCGACTTCGTTCACACTCTGGGAGACGCTCACATCTACATCAATCATATTGAACCTCTCAAAGTGCAG CTTCAGCGGGAGATTCGACCCTTCCCTAAACTGAAGATCCTGAGAAAAGTGGAGAAAATTGACGATTTTCGTGCGGAGGACTTTGAGATCTGCGACTACAATCCACATCCCAGCATCAAGATGCAGATGGCTGTGTGA
- the tyms gene encoding thymidylate synthase isoform X1 produces MIKHTLINVLKHPRLFISMHAARTRNTAKTQYISSQIRLLKGLVYVFSRHELFRPPLLRLPVKRAKLQFAFAPRSELYCTKMPATSEFCIGELKQEVPKESQEKTDEKAVKNFGIFSDERGYLDQIEYIMLQGRKKGDRTGTGVISVFGAQARYSLRDQFPLLTTKRVFWRGILEELLWFIKGSTNAKELSEKGVKIWDANGSRNFLDNLGFTEREEGDLGPVYGFQWRHYGAEYKDMHADYTGQGVDQLEKVIDTIKNNPEDRRIIMCAWNPKDLPLMALPPCHALCQFYVCDGELSCQLYQRSGDMGLGVPFNIASYALLTYMIAHITGLKPGDFVHTLGDAHIYINHIEPLKVQLQREIRPFPKLKILRKVEKIDDFRAEDFEICDYNPHPSIKMQMAV; encoded by the exons atgataaaacacacGCTGATTAATGTATTAAAACATCCTCGTCTGTTTATCAGCATGCACGCTGCAAGGACTCGTAACACAGCGAAAACGCAATACATATCCTCACAAATACGGCTTCTAAAGGGTCTTGTTTATGTATTTTCGCGGCATGAGCTCTTTCGGCCACCGTTACTCCGCCTCCCTGTTAAACGCGCCAAATTGCAGTTTGCTTTCGCGCCGAGGTCCGAACTGTACTGCACAAAAATGCCCGCAACTTCGGAATTCTGCATTGGGGAGTTGAAACAAGAGGTACCTAAGGAGAGCCAGGAAAAGACAGACGAGAAGGCGGTAAAGAATTTTGGTATTTTCAGCGATGAGCGCGGCTACCTGGATCAGATTGAGTACATCATGCTGCAAGGGCGCAAAAAGGGAGACCGAACCGGGACAGGAGTCATCTCAGTGTTTGGCGCTCAGGCCAGATACAGTCTGCGAG ACCAGTTTCCCTTGCTGACGACCAAGAGAGTGTTTTGGAGAGGGATCCTTGAAGAGCTGCTGTGGTTCATCAAA GGATCAACAAATGCCAAGGAGCTGTCAGAGAAAGGCGTTAAGATTTGGGACGCCAACGGGTCTCGGAACTTTCTGGACAACCTCGGCTTtacggagagagaggagggtgaCCTGGGGCCCGTGTATGGATTCCAGTGGAGGCACTATGGTGCAGAGTACAAAGACATGCATGCAG ATTACAcgggacaaggtgttgaccagctGGAGAAAGTCATCGACACCATCAAGAACAATCCGGAGGACAGACGAATCATCATGTGTGCGTGGAACCCCAAAG ATCTGCCTCTCATGGCTCTGCCTCCCTGCCACGCTCTCTGTCAGTTCTACGTGTGCGATGGGGAGCTGTCCTGTCAGCTGTACCAGCGCTCAGGTGACATGGGCCTGGGAGTGCCTTTCAACATCGCCAGCTATGCACTGCTCACCTACATGATCGCACACATTACAGGACTCAAG ccTGGCGACTTCGTTCACACTCTGGGAGACGCTCACATCTACATCAATCATATTGAACCTCTCAAAGTGCAG CTTCAGCGGGAGATTCGACCCTTCCCTAAACTGAAGATCCTGAGAAAAGTGGAGAAAATTGACGATTTTCGTGCGGAGGACTTTGAGATCTGCGACTACAATCCACATCCCAGCATCAAGATGCAGATGGCTGTGTGA
- the enosf1 gene encoding mitochondrial enolase superfamily member 1, with product MLHKIISLTVRDVRFPTSLEQHGSDAMHTDPDYSAAYVVLDTDCGLRGFGLTFTLGKGTEIVACAVEALAGLVVGKSLQEIVSDFRGFYRLLTSDGQMRWLGPEKGVTHLATAAVLNAVWDLWARAEGKPLWKLLVDMDPKQIVSCIDFRYITDALTEEEALDILVKAREGKLQRETQMLSEGYPAYTTSCAWLGYSDQLLKQLCTDALKSGWTRFKVKVGADLEDDVRRCRLIREMIGPSNTLMIDANQRWDVAEAISWVSSLAEFKPLWIEEPTSPDDILGHAAISKALAPLGIGVATGEQCHNRVMFKQFLQASALQFVQIDSCRLGSVNENLAVLLMAHKFQVPVCPHAGGVGLCELVQHLILFDYICVSADLSNRMCEYVDHLHEHFTCPVVIKDAHYMPPKDAGYSCEMLESSVKKHQYPEGEVWKCHVKK from the exons ATGTTGCACAAAATCATTAGCTTGACAGTCAGGGATGTGAGATTCCCGACGTCTCTGGAGCAGCACGGCTCCGACGCGATG CACACCGACCCGGATTACTCGGCCGCGTACGTGGTTCTGGACACGGACTGTGGACTGAGGGGCTTCGGCCTTACGTTCACGTTAGGAAAGGGCACAGAGATCG TGGCGTGTGCCGTCGAGGCCCTGGCTGGGCTGGTTGTGGGGAAATCTCTGCAGGAGATAGTGAGCGACTTCCGCGGGTTTTACCGCCTCCTGACcagtgatggacagatgagATGG TTAGGCCCAGAGAAAGGAGTGACCCACTTGGCCACGGCTGCAGTCCTGAACGCCGTGTGGGACCTGTGGGCGAGGGCCGAGGGCAAG CCGCTGTGGAAGCTGCTGGTTGACATG GACCCAAAGCAGATCGTGTCATGCATCGACTTTAGATACATAACGGACGCGCTCACCGAGGAGGAAGCTCTGG ACATTCTTGTGAAAGCACGGGAGGGCAAGTTGCAGAGAG AGACTCAGATGCTGAGCGAGGGTTATCCTGCCTACACCACCTCCTGTGCTTGGCTCGGATACTCGGACCAGCTGCTCAAACAG CTTTGCACAGATGCACTTAAAAGCGGTTGGACCAGGTTTAAGGTGAAGGTTGGCGCCGATCTAGAGGATGACGTGCGCAGATGCCGCCTGATTAGGGAAATGATTGGACCCAGTAACACATTG atGATTGATGCCAACCAGAGGTGGGACGTAGCCGAGGCCATAAGCTGGGTGTCCAGTCTGGCTGAGTTCAAACCTCTTTGGATCGAGGAGCCCACGTCTCCAGACGACATCCTGGGTCACGCTGCCATTTCTAAG GCTTTGGCTCCTCTTGGGATTGGAGTGGCAACAGGGGAGCAG TGTCACAACAGGGTGATGTTTAAGCAGTTCCTGCAGGCGTCCGCGCTGCAGTTCGTCCAGATAGACAGTTGTCGGCTGGGCAGCGTCAACGAGAACCTGGCCGTGCTGCTGATGGCCCACAAGTTCCAAG taCCCGTGTGTCCTCATGCCGGAGGAGTCGGCCTGTGCGAGCTCGTCCAGCATCTCATTTTGTTCGACTACATCTGTGTGTCTGCGGATCTCAGCAACCG AATGTGTGAATATGTCGACCACCTCCATGAGCACTTCACTTGCCCGGTGGTAATTAAAGACGCCCACTACATGCCTCCGAAG gATGCAGGTTATTCTTGTGAGATGCTGGAGTCGTCTGTGAAGAAACACCAGTATCCTGAAGGAGAAGTATGGAAGTGCCACGTGAAGAAATAA